The Winogradskyella schleiferi genome has a window encoding:
- a CDS encoding acetate/propionate family kinase: MHQILVLNSGSSSLKFQLFLMPDETVLCSGIIERIGLDDAKFICKTEESIIELVTPIANHKEALQLLANQLLNEKTGIIKSADDIEIVGHRVVHGGKYFNNYAEITNDVKEKIASLESLAPLHNPANLEGIIVAEAIFKNAKQVAVFDTAFHQTIPEHAYKYALPNAYSDEIRVYGFHGTSHKYVSEKAIDHLGKKDTKILTIHLGNGCSMSAIKNGKCIDHSMGFSPTNGLIMGTRSGDIDWSVIFYLAEKFDLNFKEVNNLLQKKSGMLGLTGLSDLRDIQEKAENGDEACQLALKMNAYRIKKYIGSYAAILNGLDAIVFTAGIGENSSLLRASICENLDFLGINLDVEKNNERLSSIRPINTEDSKVKILVIPTNEELEIAKQSFNLLKE, encoded by the coding sequence ATGCATCAAATATTAGTATTAAACTCTGGTAGTTCTTCTTTAAAATTTCAACTCTTCTTAATGCCTGATGAAACCGTTTTGTGTTCTGGTATTATTGAACGTATAGGGTTAGATGATGCTAAATTTATCTGCAAAACGGAGGAATCTATAATTGAATTGGTTACTCCAATTGCAAATCATAAAGAAGCCCTTCAATTATTGGCCAATCAATTATTGAACGAAAAAACAGGAATTATAAAATCTGCCGACGATATTGAAATTGTTGGCCACCGCGTTGTGCATGGAGGAAAGTACTTTAACAATTACGCAGAGATAACTAATGATGTTAAAGAAAAAATTGCGTCCTTGGAATCACTAGCTCCACTCCATAATCCTGCAAATTTAGAAGGCATTATAGTGGCAGAAGCCATTTTCAAAAATGCCAAACAAGTAGCCGTATTTGATACCGCTTTTCATCAAACTATACCAGAACATGCTTATAAATACGCCTTACCGAATGCGTATTCAGACGAGATAAGAGTCTATGGATTTCATGGTACTAGCCATAAATATGTGAGCGAAAAAGCTATTGACCATTTGGGTAAAAAAGACACGAAAATTCTTACCATCCATTTAGGGAACGGCTGCAGTATGTCTGCTATAAAAAATGGTAAATGTATTGATCATTCTATGGGATTTTCACCAACTAATGGTTTAATAATGGGCACACGATCTGGTGATATTGATTGGAGTGTCATTTTTTATTTAGCTGAAAAATTTGATTTGAACTTTAAAGAGGTCAACAACTTGCTCCAAAAGAAAAGCGGTATGTTAGGATTGACTGGCCTTAGTGATTTGAGGGATATTCAAGAAAAAGCCGAAAATGGAGACGAGGCCTGCCAATTAGCTCTTAAAATGAATGCCTATCGTATTAAAAAATATATCGGAAGTTATGCTGCCATTCTTAATGGTTTAGATGCTATTGTTTTTACCGCAGGAATTGGTGAAAACTCCAGTTTATTAAGAGCCTCGATTTGTGAAAATCTCGACTTTTTAGGGATAAACTTAGATGTTGAAAAAAATAATGAGCGACTTAGCAGCATTAGACCAATAAATACTGAAGATTCAAAAGTAAAAATATTAGTTATACCAACGAATGAAGAATTAGAAATCGCAAAACAATCGTTTAATTTACTGAAAGAATAA
- a CDS encoding ATP-dependent 6-phosphofructokinase codes for MQQNTNFKITNLGKATKTSPIHLSKTKGDNIFNFIEDSERILADVKMKNLEASLESEIPPDSYERSGPREKVFFDGAKTTAAIVTCGGLCPGINNVIRSLVMALHYFYKVKRVVGIPYGYEGLNPEVGHEFMELTPDKVKNIHEFGGTILGSSRGQQDVSMMVDTLLENNIDILFAIGGDGTLKGANAIGTEIIKRGLKISVAGIPKTIDNDVDLIDKSFGFETSFDVACPIVRDAHNEANGAFNGMAIVKLMGRDSGFIAASTALSMPVVNFVLVPEMDFQLEGENGFLENLKIRLQQKKHAVIVVAEGAGQHLFQNETEEVKDASGNIQHKDIGLFLQQRIKEYFNKIAMETTIKYIDPSYIIRSAPANANDSLYCNRLAYHAVHGAMAGKTNFVVGSVNNRFVYLPITDVTKKRKKIDMEGEFWFGVLQSTGQPFSME; via the coding sequence ATGCAGCAAAACACCAACTTTAAAATCACCAATTTAGGGAAAGCAACTAAAACTTCCCCAATACATCTAAGTAAGACAAAAGGTGATAATATTTTTAATTTTATTGAAGATAGTGAGCGGATTTTAGCGGATGTTAAAATGAAAAACCTTGAGGCATCATTAGAAAGCGAAATACCACCTGATTCTTATGAGCGCTCAGGACCTCGTGAAAAAGTTTTTTTTGATGGCGCAAAGACTACGGCTGCTATTGTAACCTGTGGCGGACTTTGTCCTGGTATAAATAACGTTATTCGAAGTTTGGTAATGGCGTTACATTATTTTTATAAAGTAAAACGAGTTGTCGGAATTCCATATGGTTACGAAGGTTTAAATCCTGAAGTTGGTCATGAATTTATGGAACTTACTCCAGATAAGGTAAAAAATATCCATGAGTTTGGAGGCACTATTTTGGGGTCTTCAAGAGGTCAACAAGACGTTTCTATGATGGTAGACACTCTTTTGGAAAATAATATTGATATTTTATTTGCCATTGGCGGTGATGGCACGCTAAAAGGTGCAAACGCTATTGGTACTGAAATTATAAAGAGAGGCTTAAAAATCTCAGTAGCTGGGATTCCAAAAACTATAGATAATGATGTTGATTTGATTGATAAATCCTTTGGTTTCGAAACGTCATTCGACGTAGCTTGTCCAATAGTTAGAGATGCACATAACGAAGCAAACGGCGCATTCAACGGTATGGCAATAGTAAAATTAATGGGAAGAGATAGTGGTTTTATTGCGGCTTCAACAGCACTTTCTATGCCAGTCGTGAATTTTGTTTTAGTACCAGAAATGGATTTTCAATTAGAAGGTGAAAACGGATTTTTAGAAAATTTAAAAATTAGGCTACAACAGAAAAAGCATGCAGTTATTGTAGTTGCAGAAGGTGCAGGACAACATTTATTTCAAAATGAAACTGAAGAAGTAAAAGATGCTTCTGGAAATATTCAGCATAAAGATATTGGTTTATTTCTTCAGCAGCGTATTAAAGAATATTTTAATAAAATAGCCATGGAGACAACTATTAAGTACATAGATCCAAGCTATATAATTAGAAGTGCTCCAGCAAATGCTAACGATAGTTTGTATTGTAACCGTTTGGCTTATCATGCAGTTCATGGCGCAATGGCTGGAAAAACGAATTTTGTTGTAGGAAGCGTTAATAATAGATTTGTATATCTGCCAATTACAGATGTAACCAAAAAGCGAAAAAAGATAGATATGGAAGGTGAATTCTGGTTTGGAGTTTTACAGAGTACTGGTCAGCCTTTTTCGATGGAGTAG
- a CDS encoding prephenate dehydratase, with product MKKPIAIQGIKGSFHHIVAQNYFNSDAEVVEFMSFDGVINSLLEMQTDEVVMALENSIAGSIIPNYALIDNHQLSIVGEYYLGIEHCLMALANQNIEDIKEVHSHPMALLQCKVFFKNYPHIKLVEAKDTADVAKQIKEQQLKGIAAIASKNAAELYHLNVLAESIQTIKHNETRFVIVKRNHEDKDINTINKASLKFELDHKRGSLAAILNVLSDCKLNLTKIQSLPKIETPWKYAFFVDVTFEVYKDYEKANSIMKLMAENFKVLGEYKNGRR from the coding sequence TTGAAAAAACCAATAGCCATACAAGGAATTAAAGGCTCATTTCATCATATAGTTGCCCAAAATTATTTCAATTCGGATGCTGAGGTTGTTGAGTTCATGTCTTTTGATGGTGTTATAAATTCGTTGTTGGAAATGCAGACCGATGAAGTTGTTATGGCATTGGAAAATTCCATTGCAGGTTCAATAATTCCTAATTATGCACTTATTGACAATCATCAGTTGAGTATCGTAGGTGAGTATTATTTAGGCATTGAGCATTGTTTAATGGCTTTGGCGAATCAGAATATTGAAGATATTAAAGAGGTTCATTCGCATCCCATGGCGTTGTTACAATGTAAAGTATTCTTTAAAAATTATCCACATATAAAACTGGTGGAAGCTAAGGACACGGCAGATGTCGCTAAACAAATTAAAGAGCAACAATTGAAAGGCATCGCAGCTATTGCCAGTAAAAATGCAGCTGAATTATATCATCTGAATGTTTTAGCAGAAAGTATTCAGACTATAAAACACAATGAAACACGTTTTGTAATTGTAAAACGAAATCATGAGGATAAGGATATAAATACAATTAATAAAGCGTCGTTGAAATTTGAATTGGATCACAAACGCGGAAGTTTAGCAGCGATTTTAAACGTGTTGAGTGACTGTAAACTTAATTTAACTAAAATACAATCCTTGCCAAAGATTGAAACACCATGGAAATATGCCTTTTTTGTGGATGTCACTTTTGAAGTTTATAAAGATTATGAAAAAGCAAATTCCATTATGAAATTGATGGCAGAAAATTTTAAGGTTTTAGGCGAATATAAAAATGGAAGACGATGA
- a CDS encoding head GIN domain-containing protein, with product MKKVVYLLSLLIVSCNSEDANDCFQTSGNIIQQEIPVSSFERILVNRDIELIIKEAPNYKVTVETGENLLNDVEVEVRGNQLVLTDNNSCNYVRDYGITKIYIEAPNIIEIRTSSQYDVTSDGILNYDTLNLYSEDFNAENEFTVGDFRLTINSDNLKIVSNNLSFFFIDGEVETLFVGFYAGASRFEGENLIAQNVTIFHRGGNDMVVNPRQSISGELRGTGDLISVNQPSIVDVERFYTGQLFFQ from the coding sequence ATGAAAAAAGTAGTGTACTTACTGAGTCTTTTAATTGTCTCTTGCAACAGCGAAGATGCCAACGATTGTTTTCAAACTTCTGGAAATATCATTCAACAGGAAATTCCAGTTTCAAGTTTTGAACGGATTTTAGTCAATAGGGATATTGAGTTAATAATCAAAGAAGCACCAAACTATAAAGTGACTGTTGAAACAGGTGAAAATTTGCTTAATGATGTTGAGGTTGAAGTTAGAGGAAATCAATTGGTGTTGACGGATAATAATTCCTGTAATTACGTAAGGGATTATGGGATCACAAAAATTTATATTGAAGCACCAAATATTATAGAAATAAGAACCTCTTCACAATATGATGTAACATCAGATGGTATTTTGAATTATGACACTTTAAACCTGTATTCTGAAGATTTTAATGCTGAAAATGAATTTACAGTTGGCGATTTTAGATTAACTATTAACTCCGATAACCTTAAAATTGTGTCTAACAATCTGTCATTCTTTTTTATTGATGGCGAAGTGGAGACCTTGTTTGTTGGGTTTTATGCTGGAGCAAGTCGCTTTGAAGGGGAAAACTTAATTGCTCAAAACGTTACTATTTTTCATCGTGGTGGTAACGATATGGTTGTCAATCCACGGCAATCCATATCTGGCGAACTCAGAGGAACAGGTGATTTAATTTCAGTCAATCAACCTTCAATAGTAGATGTAGAGCGTTTCTATACTGGTCAATTATTCTTTCAGTAA
- a CDS encoding bifunctional 3-deoxy-7-phosphoheptulonate synthase/chorismate mutase type II, whose protein sequence is MKNTKEMRTWLDDMKLDHPLVIAGPCSAETEEQVLKIAHELKDTDVNYYRAGIWKPRTRPGNFEGVGALGLKWLQKVKEETGMKTCTEVANAAHVKLALEYDVDLLWVGARSTVSPFIMQELADALEGTDKIVLVKNPVNPDLALWLGGIERLHSAGVKNLGAIHRGFSTYEKSKYRNIPEWQIAIEFQNKFPDLPLINDPSHITGNRDMIFDVSQTALDLNFDGLMIETHYDPENAWSDAAQQVTPKSLVQIMKDLKIRKESDPEAEYNTELNNLRAQIDVVDNQIIELLGKRMKVADGIGTLKKQKNVAVLQSKRWNEILGKMVLEGEEKGLSEEFILRMFKAIHQESINHQEKIINH, encoded by the coding sequence ATGAAAAACACAAAAGAAATGAGAACATGGTTAGATGATATGAAACTAGATCATCCACTAGTAATAGCAGGACCATGTAGCGCAGAAACTGAAGAACAAGTATTAAAAATAGCACACGAGCTAAAAGATACCGATGTCAATTACTACAGAGCAGGTATTTGGAAACCTAGAACACGTCCAGGAAATTTTGAAGGTGTTGGCGCTTTAGGTTTAAAATGGTTGCAAAAGGTAAAAGAAGAAACAGGCATGAAAACTTGTACGGAAGTTGCCAATGCGGCTCATGTAAAATTAGCATTGGAATATGATGTGGATTTATTATGGGTTGGCGCACGTTCAACAGTGAGTCCATTTATAATGCAAGAATTAGCGGATGCCTTAGAAGGAACGGATAAAATAGTATTAGTGAAAAATCCGGTAAATCCAGATTTAGCATTGTGGTTAGGAGGCATAGAAAGATTACATTCGGCTGGTGTTAAAAATCTTGGTGCCATTCATAGAGGGTTTTCTACTTATGAAAAATCGAAATATAGAAACATTCCGGAATGGCAAATCGCTATTGAATTTCAGAATAAATTCCCTGACCTTCCATTGATCAATGACCCATCGCATATCACAGGTAATAGAGATATGATATTTGATGTATCCCAAACGGCTTTAGATCTTAATTTTGATGGTTTAATGATAGAAACACATTATGATCCTGAAAACGCTTGGAGTGATGCTGCACAGCAAGTAACACCAAAAAGTTTAGTTCAGATTATGAAAGACTTGAAGATTAGAAAAGAATCAGATCCAGAAGCAGAATACAACACAGAATTGAACAATTTAAGAGCTCAGATCGATGTGGTTGATAATCAAATTATTGAATTGTTGGGTAAACGTATGAAGGTTGCTGATGGTATAGGAACACTTAAAAAACAAAAGAACGTTGCTGTTTTACAGAGCAAACGATGGAACGAGATTTTAGGCAAAATGGTTTTAGAAGGTGAAGAAAAAGGACTTAGTGAAGAGTTTATCTTAAGGATGTTTAAAGCGATTCATCAAGAATCCATTAATCATCAAGAAAAGATTATTAATCATTAG
- a CDS encoding pyridoxal phosphate-dependent aminotransferase: protein MIEVAKRLQNVEEYYFSKKLREVALLKAQGKPIINLGIGSPDFEPPVKASMALQDCLVDEKAHQYQSYQGLPELRAEISNFYKRHYSVDLSAQTEVLPLMGSKEGIMHISMAFLNKGDKVLVPNPGYPTYAAVTKLLEAKPVYYNLKADQNWLPDFGELERMNLKRVKIMWINYPHMPTGSNADNLFYDKVIAFGKRHDILIVNDNPYSFVLNDNPISILRYKNAKNVCLELNSLSKTFNMAGWRVGMLVGNYEFVNAVLRVKSNMDSGMFYGIQKGAIEALKCSDMWFQSLNSVYQQRRELIWKLADNLKCTYDKDATGLFVWAKLPPHLKSEEFTDLVLKEHSIFITPGTVFGSNGEGYVRFSLCATEEILKQAIARV from the coding sequence ATGATTGAAGTAGCCAAACGATTACAAAACGTAGAAGAATACTACTTTTCTAAAAAGTTGAGGGAAGTTGCACTTTTAAAAGCGCAAGGAAAACCAATCATAAATTTAGGAATTGGAAGTCCGGATTTTGAGCCACCTGTAAAAGCTTCAATGGCGCTTCAAGACTGTTTGGTGGATGAAAAAGCGCATCAATATCAAAGTTATCAAGGCTTGCCAGAATTGAGAGCAGAAATTTCAAATTTTTATAAAAGACATTATAGCGTAGATTTAAGTGCTCAAACGGAAGTGTTGCCTTTAATGGGAAGTAAGGAAGGAATAATGCACATTTCTATGGCGTTTTTGAACAAAGGTGATAAAGTATTGGTTCCAAATCCTGGTTATCCAACATATGCTGCTGTAACAAAATTGCTAGAAGCAAAACCTGTTTATTACAATTTAAAGGCCGATCAAAATTGGTTGCCAGATTTTGGGGAGTTAGAACGCATGAATCTAAAGCGTGTAAAAATTATGTGGATCAATTACCCACATATGCCAACAGGTAGTAATGCGGATAATTTGTTCTATGATAAAGTCATTGCATTCGGAAAACGACATGATATTTTAATCGTGAATGACAATCCATACAGTTTTGTGTTGAATGACAATCCCATCAGTATTTTAAGATATAAAAATGCTAAAAACGTTTGTTTAGAGTTGAATTCTTTAAGTAAGACCTTTAATATGGCTGGTTGGCGCGTAGGAATGTTAGTCGGGAATTACGAATTTGTAAATGCTGTTTTACGGGTGAAAAGCAATATGGATTCTGGAATGTTCTATGGCATTCAAAAAGGAGCTATCGAGGCTTTAAAATGTTCAGACATGTGGTTTCAAAGTTTGAATAGTGTTTACCAACAGCGCCGGGAATTAATCTGGAAATTGGCAGATAATCTTAAATGCACGTATGATAAAGACGCCACAGGATTGTTCGTTTGGGCCAAATTACCGCCACATTTAAAATCTGAAGAATTTACTGATTTGGTATTAAAAGAACATTCCATTTTTATAACACCAGGAACGGTGTTTGGGAGTAATGGCGAGGGTTATGTGCGTTTTTCATTGTGCGCCACAGAAGAAATTTTGAAACAGGCGATTGCGAGAGTGTGA
- the pta gene encoding phosphate acetyltransferase produces MSKGIYVATIEPNSGKSVVVLGLMRMLLGKTAKVGYFRPIIEDTKKGELDNHINTVLSHFELDINYKKTYAFTRTETLDLYNKGKAGKVIDEIIKKYKYLEERFDFILVEGTDFSNENTNLELDINILISKNLGLPVIIVANGHKKTQDTIVENIQFAYNSFKEEVEVLSIITNKVNPDELETLKPRLSERIKADTNISVIPTIKSLSSPTIKEIAKALNGTILFGEEMINNQSENFGVGAMQLRNYLTHLKDNTLVITPGDRADIILGALQANISKNYPKISGIVLTGGLIPEKPILKLIEGLSSISPIVSVKDGTFSVTNSIGKIKSKIYAENIEKIETSIATFEMHVDTDKLSNDLITFESEGFTPRMFQYNLLQQALKDKKHIVLPEGYDERVLRASARLIDAQVVDLTLIGDKDKILERIKKLDIPLDTKKINIVSPQQSEHFDDYVHTFYELRKHKNVNLDMAKDAMSDVSYFATMMIYKGHADGMVSGAAHTTAHTLRPALQFIKTKPGVKIVSSVFFMCLEDRISIFGDCAINPNPNAEELAEIAISSAKTAEDFGINPKVALLSYSSGASGKGEEVDKVRKATEIAKAQAPHLKIEGPIQYDAAVDMRIGKSKLPDSEVAGQASVLIFPDLNTGNNTYKAVQRETGALAIGPMLQGLNKPVNDLSRGCTTDDIYSTVIITAIQAQQF; encoded by the coding sequence ATGAGCAAAGGAATTTATGTAGCAACAATAGAACCAAACAGCGGAAAATCCGTTGTGGTTTTAGGACTTATGCGTATGCTTTTAGGAAAAACCGCAAAAGTGGGATATTTTAGACCCATTATAGAAGACACCAAAAAAGGCGAACTGGATAACCATATAAATACTGTTTTATCGCATTTTGAACTCGATATAAACTACAAAAAAACATATGCTTTCACCCGAACTGAAACACTCGATTTATACAATAAGGGCAAAGCGGGAAAGGTCATTGACGAAATTATAAAAAAATACAAATACCTTGAAGAACGATTTGATTTCATTCTCGTCGAAGGCACCGATTTTTCCAATGAGAATACCAATTTAGAACTGGATATTAATATTTTAATCTCTAAAAACCTTGGTCTACCTGTAATCATAGTCGCCAATGGCCATAAAAAGACACAGGATACCATTGTAGAGAATATCCAATTTGCGTACAACTCATTTAAAGAAGAGGTTGAAGTCCTATCTATAATTACCAATAAAGTTAATCCTGATGAACTTGAAACTTTAAAACCACGTTTATCAGAGCGCATAAAAGCAGATACCAATATATCTGTAATCCCAACAATCAAGAGTTTATCATCGCCAACAATCAAGGAAATTGCTAAAGCTTTAAATGGTACTATTCTCTTTGGTGAAGAAATGATCAATAATCAATCAGAAAACTTTGGTGTTGGCGCTATGCAATTACGAAATTATCTAACCCATTTAAAGGATAATACTTTGGTCATTACACCTGGTGATAGAGCCGATATTATCTTGGGTGCGTTACAAGCCAATATTTCAAAAAATTACCCAAAAATATCTGGAATTGTGCTTACTGGCGGCTTAATTCCTGAAAAACCAATTCTAAAACTCATTGAAGGCCTGTCTAGCATTTCCCCCATTGTCAGTGTAAAAGACGGCACTTTTAGCGTTACAAATTCCATTGGTAAAATTAAATCTAAAATATACGCTGAAAACATTGAAAAAATAGAAACCTCCATCGCTACGTTTGAAATGCATGTGGATACTGATAAACTCTCTAATGATCTGATCACCTTTGAATCTGAAGGTTTTACACCAAGAATGTTTCAATATAATTTATTACAGCAGGCCTTAAAGGACAAGAAACATATTGTGCTTCCTGAAGGTTATGACGAACGTGTCTTACGAGCTTCGGCACGATTAATTGATGCTCAGGTGGTAGATTTGACTTTAATTGGCGATAAAGACAAAATTCTAGAACGTATAAAGAAGTTAGACATTCCTTTAGACACTAAAAAAATCAATATTGTTTCGCCGCAACAATCCGAACATTTTGATGATTACGTGCATACTTTTTATGAATTGAGAAAACATAAAAATGTCAACTTAGATATGGCAAAAGATGCTATGTCTGATGTCTCATACTTTGCAACGATGATGATTTATAAAGGTCATGCGGATGGTATGGTTTCGGGAGCCGCTCATACCACAGCCCACACGTTGCGTCCAGCGTTGCAATTCATAAAAACAAAACCAGGCGTAAAAATTGTATCCTCCGTATTCTTTATGTGTTTGGAAGATCGTATTTCCATATTTGGAGACTGCGCCATAAACCCAAATCCAAATGCTGAAGAATTAGCGGAAATAGCCATATCATCTGCTAAAACAGCTGAAGATTTTGGCATCAATCCAAAAGTAGCGTTGTTAAGCTATTCTTCTGGTGCTTCTGGAAAAGGCGAAGAAGTAGATAAAGTAAGAAAAGCTACAGAAATTGCAAAAGCACAAGCGCCACATTTAAAAATTGAAGGGCCAATACAATACGATGCTGCAGTAGATATGCGAATTGGAAAAAGTAAATTACCTGATTCTGAAGTGGCAGGACAGGCAAGTGTTTTGATCTTTCCAGACTTAAACACAGGAAATAACACCTATAAAGCCGTACAAAGAGAAACAGGTGCCTTGGCCATTGGACCAATGTTACAAGGCCTAAATAAACCCGTAAACGATTTAAGTAGAGGCTGTACCACAGACGACATCTACAGTACCGTAATTATAACGGCTATTCAAGCCCAACAATTTTAA
- a CDS encoding prephenate dehydrogenase — translation MNNIFIIGVGLIGGSFALDIKKLYPESNIYGIDKRETHLDEAINLKIIDHKSKFEALESADLIILAIPVDATLSVLPKVLDHISDEALVFDAGSTKEDICAAVKNHPKRRNYLAAHPIAGTEHSGPRAALHNLYKSKTNIICEVEETAFKLQEKALKLFSDLGMRIRYMNPKAHDKHIAYVSHLSHISAFMLGKTVIDKEKNERDIFDMAGSGFESTVRLAKSSPAMWTPIFQHNKTNVIETLNEYISNLQHFKKLMEDEDFDAVFNEMKDTNHIKDILNGIQ, via the coding sequence ATGAATAACATTTTTATAATAGGAGTAGGATTAATCGGTGGAAGTTTCGCTTTGGATATTAAGAAATTATATCCTGAAAGCAATATATATGGAATTGACAAAAGAGAAACCCATTTAGACGAAGCCATAAATCTTAAAATTATTGATCATAAATCTAAGTTTGAAGCTCTAGAAAGTGCCGATTTGATCATTTTGGCAATTCCAGTGGATGCAACACTAAGCGTTTTACCAAAAGTTTTGGATCATATTTCAGATGAGGCCTTGGTGTTTGATGCTGGCTCAACAAAAGAAGATATTTGTGCTGCAGTGAAAAACCATCCCAAACGCAGAAATTATTTGGCAGCGCATCCTATTGCAGGTACGGAACATTCTGGTCCAAGAGCAGCGCTTCATAATTTGTATAAAAGCAAAACCAACATTATCTGTGAGGTTGAAGAAACGGCTTTTAAGCTTCAAGAAAAAGCTTTGAAATTGTTTTCGGATTTAGGCATGCGAATTCGATATATGAATCCAAAAGCACACGATAAACATATTGCTTATGTGTCTCATTTATCACATATCAGTGCATTTATGTTAGGGAAAACGGTCATCGATAAAGAAAAAAATGAACGCGATATTTTTGATATGGCAGGTAGTGGATTTGAAAGTACAGTACGTTTGGCAAAAAGTTCACCAGCCATGTGGACACCCATTTTTCAACATAATAAGACCAATGTCATTGAAACATTAAATGAATATATTTCAAATTTACAACATTTTAAAAAGCTGATGGAAGATGAAGATTTTGATGCGGTTTTTAACGAAATGAAAGATACAAATCATATAAAAGATATTTTAAACGGAATACAATAA
- the gldA gene encoding gliding motility-associated ABC transporter ATP-binding subunit GldA produces the protein MSIEVQNITKLYKDQKALNDVSFKVKDAEIVGFLGPNGAGKSTMMKILTTYIEASEGSANVNGFDVTSDKKNVQSSVGYLPEHNPLYTDLYVKEYLNFNANVYGTPKSRIEEVIQMTGLTPEAHKKISQLSKGYRQRVGLANALLHNPEVLILDEPTTGLDPNQLVDIRHLIKTIGKEKTVFLSTHIMQEVEAMCDRVIIINKGKIVADKYLADLREGQQQIVIVEFDYRVEDAFLLKLPKVTSVKNTHGFIYEITFSTKDDMRSHVFDFAHDNELKILQLNQKNASLESLFRELTS, from the coding sequence ATGTCCATCGAAGTTCAGAACATTACCAAATTATATAAAGATCAAAAAGCACTTAATGATGTTTCTTTTAAGGTAAAAGATGCTGAAATTGTTGGTTTCTTGGGCCCAAATGGTGCCGGAAAATCAACTATGATGAAAATTCTAACGACTTATATTGAAGCTTCTGAGGGCTCTGCCAATGTGAATGGTTTTGATGTAACTTCAGATAAAAAAAACGTCCAGAGCAGTGTTGGGTATTTGCCGGAACATAATCCGCTTTATACCGACTTATATGTCAAGGAATATTTGAATTTCAATGCAAATGTTTATGGCACCCCAAAGTCACGTATTGAAGAAGTCATTCAAATGACAGGGTTAACACCAGAAGCGCATAAAAAAATCAGTCAGCTATCTAAAGGTTATCGACAACGTGTTGGTTTGGCAAACGCCCTTTTGCATAATCCTGAGGTATTGATTCTAGATGAACCTACTACGGGTTTAGATCCCAATCAATTGGTGGATATTAGACATCTAATAAAGACTATTGGTAAAGAAAAAACCGTGTTCCTATCTACGCATATTATGCAAGAAGTTGAAGCCATGTGCGACCGCGTGATTATTATTAATAAAGGCAAAATTGTTGCCGATAAATATTTAGCGGATTTAAGAGAGGGTCAACAACAAATTGTCATCGTAGAATTTGACTATAGGGTTGAAGATGCATTTCTTTTGAAACTACCAAAGGTCACTTCCGTAAAAAACACACACGGTTTTATATATGAAATCACGTTTTCTACTAAAGATGATATGCGTTCCCATGTGTTTGATTTTGCACACGATAATGAGTTAAAGATTCTTCAACTGAATCAGAAAAATGCGAGTTTAGAGAGTTTGTTTCGGGAATTAACGAGTTAG